A portion of the Lolium rigidum isolate FL_2022 chromosome 1, APGP_CSIRO_Lrig_0.1, whole genome shotgun sequence genome contains these proteins:
- the LOC124682946 gene encoding probable transcription factor KAN2: MELFPSQPDLSLQIGLPASATPHGHDHRHAMGGRFFGPPTTSGLNPSMAPSLQLPFPMPPLPLPVPMPQHHATAPGHPGLYYQNPHSVPLPDGGMLRPIRGVPLYPTPFAPPPPHGGASAAPCYCDPCHVAGAWRRGGGGCGARLVGYPAPKRAARAPRMRWTSTLHSRFVHAVELLGGHERATPKAVLELMDVKDLTLAHVKSHLQMYRTVKNTERPAASSDQADGFENGSAGEICDDNLLDLRGGGRPETAAARHGRLAANDHDGNVGVGAAHTGALWNSSSREEDWSGFPCDSNNESMQSLKVHTRSINQLEHMQSKSLEILSDMNSCLSETTSSTSEPNLDFTLGRSHHRRS; this comes from the exons ATGGAGCTCTTCCCTTCCCAGCCGGATCTGTCCCTCCAGATCGGCCTCCCAGCGAGCGCAACACCCCACGGCCATGATCACCGCCACGCCATGGGCGGCAGGTTCTTTGGGCCTCCCACTACCAGCGGCCTGAACCCGTCCATGGCGCCGTCGCTGCAGCTGCCGTTTCCCATGCCACCTCTGCCGCTGCCGGTTCCCATGCCGCAACACCATGCCACCGCGCCGGGCCACCCCGGCCTCTACTACCAAAACCCCCACTCCGTCCCCCTCCCCGACGGTGGCATGCTGCGGCCCATACGGGGCGTGCCGCTGTACCCGACGCCGTTCGCGCCCCCGCCTCCGcacggcggcgcctccgccgcGCCGTGCTACTGCGACCCGTGCCACGTCGCCGGAGCCTGGCGTCGCGGCGGTGGGGGCTGCGGCGCGCGCCTCGTCGGGTACCCGGCGCCCAAACGTGCTGCGCGCGCGCCCCGCATGCGGTGGACGTCAACGCTCCACTCCCGCTTCGTCCACGCCGTCGAGCTCCTCGGCGGCCACGAGA GGGCGACGCCAAAGGCAGTTCTTGAGCTCATGGATGTGAAGGATCTCACCCTAGCTCATGTCAAGTCTCACTTGCAG ATGTACAGGACGGTGAAGAATACCGAAAGGCCGGCAGCCTCGTCAG ATCAAGCCGACGGGTTTGAGAACGGGTCGGCAGGCGAGATCTGCGACGACAACTTGCTCGACCTGCGCGGCGGTGGTAGGCCGGAGACAGCGGCGGCACGACATGGAAGGTTGGCTGCAAACGACCATGACGGCAACGTCGGCGTCGGTGCCGCTCACACTGGCGCCCTGTGGAATAGCTCTTCGAG GGAGGAGGACTGGTCTGGCTTCCCTTGTGACTCAAACAACGAAAGCATGCAATCTTTGAAGGTACACACACGCTCAATCAACCAGCTT GAACATATGCAGTCCAAGAGTCTAGAGATACTATCAGACATGAACTCCTGCCTGTCGGAGACGACATCGAGCACTAGCGAGCCAAACCTTGACTTCACCCTAGGGCGGTCGCACCACCGCCGGAGTTGA